A region of Marinitoga sp. 1197 DNA encodes the following proteins:
- the fabD gene encoding ACP S-malonyltransferase, with the protein MIGFVFPGQGSQTLGMGKEILDKYPEYKKYLDIASDVIKLDLASIIYGDDEKKLTLTENAQPALLSISYIMYLYSIEKLNIVPEILAGHSLGEWTALVASEVISFEDGVRLVRLRGKYMSEACPPGKGTMGAVIGLDIEKIEKVLTNFENVNIANHNSPEQIVISGEKEEVLKALKQLKENGAKKVVELNVSGPFHSKLIEDAKENMKKELENINFNSPKYKLIQNYTANIENDPIKIKENIINQITGTVKWVDSIKKMKEFGVEKIYEVGPGKVLTGLIKRIDKSLKPQSILKV; encoded by the coding sequence ATGATAGGTTTTGTATTTCCTGGTCAAGGGTCTCAAACTCTTGGAATGGGAAAGGAAATATTGGATAAATATCCAGAATATAAAAAATATTTAGATATAGCGTCAGATGTGATTAAACTTGATTTGGCATCAATAATTTATGGCGATGATGAAAAAAAATTGACATTAACAGAAAATGCACAGCCAGCTTTATTATCGATTTCATATATTATGTATTTATATTCAATAGAAAAATTAAATATTGTTCCTGAAATTTTAGCTGGTCATTCACTTGGTGAATGGACGGCATTGGTAGCCTCTGAAGTTATTTCATTTGAAGACGGAGTAAGATTGGTAAGATTAAGAGGAAAATATATGAGTGAAGCATGTCCTCCAGGCAAAGGAACAATGGGTGCAGTGATAGGGCTTGATATTGAAAAAATTGAAAAGGTTTTAACAAATTTTGAAAATGTAAATATAGCGAATCATAATTCTCCAGAACAGATAGTAATTAGCGGTGAAAAGGAAGAAGTTTTAAAAGCATTAAAGCAATTGAAAGAGAATGGAGCTAAAAAAGTTGTTGAGTTAAACGTTAGTGGCCCATTTCATTCAAAATTAATTGAAGATGCCAAAGAAAATATGAAAAAAGAGCTTGAAAATATAAACTTTAATTCACCAAAATATAAACTTATACAAAATTATACAGCTAATATAGAAAATGACCCAATCAAAATAAAGGAAAATATTATAAATCAGATTACTGGAACGGTAAAATGGGTTGATAGTATAAAAAAAATGAAGGAATTTGGCGTTGAAAAAATATATGAAGTT